The following coding sequences lie in one Caloranaerobacter ferrireducens genomic window:
- a CDS encoding (2Fe-2S) ferredoxin domain-containing protein, translating into MKSLEELKKIKEETLKKVDLRKQREGTRIVVGMATCGISAGARPVLMALLEEVKNRNLSDVTVTQTGCIGVCRLEPIVEVYRPGEEKVTYVEMTPEKAKRIIAEHIVNGKVVTEYTIGAYEK; encoded by the coding sequence ATGAAATCATTAGAGGAATTAAAAAAGATAAAAGAAGAGACATTAAAGAAAGTTGATTTAAGAAAGCAAAGAGAAGGGACAAGGATAGTAGTAGGAATGGCTACTTGCGGGATATCAGCAGGAGCAAGACCAGTATTAATGGCATTATTAGAAGAAGTAAAAAATAGAAATCTAAGCGATGTAACAGTAACACAAACAGGATGTATAGGAGTATGTAGATTAGAACCAATAGTAGAAGTATACAGACCAGGAGAAGAGAAAGTAACATATGTAGAAATGACACCAGAGAAAGCGAAAAGAATAATAGCAGAGCATATAGTAAATGGAAAAGTAGTAACAGAATATACAATAGGAGCATATGAGAAGTAA